A single region of the Duganella sp. BuS-21 genome encodes:
- the ahpC gene encoding alkyl hydroperoxide reductase subunit C, which translates to MSLINTQIKPFQATAYHAGKFIDVSDVSLKGKWSVLMFYPADFTFVCPTELEDLADFQPEFAKLGVEVYGVSTDTHFAHKAWHDTSDAIKKVNYPLIGDPTGKLSRNFEVMIEEEGLALRGTFVINPEGFIKVLEVHDNGIGRDASELLRKVKAAKYVAEHPGQVCPAKWTEGAATLTPSLDLVGKI; encoded by the coding sequence ATGTCCCTGATCAATACCCAAATCAAGCCGTTCCAGGCAACTGCATACCACGCCGGTAAATTCATCGACGTCAGCGACGTATCCCTGAAAGGCAAGTGGTCTGTTCTGATGTTCTACCCAGCCGACTTCACTTTCGTGTGCCCAACCGAACTCGAAGATCTGGCCGATTTCCAACCTGAATTCGCCAAACTCGGCGTCGAAGTCTACGGCGTGTCGACCGATACCCACTTCGCGCACAAAGCATGGCACGACACCTCGGACGCGATCAAGAAAGTGAACTACCCACTGATCGGCGACCCAACCGGCAAACTGTCGCGTAATTTCGAAGTCATGATCGAAGAAGAAGGCCTGGCACTGCGCGGCACCTTCGTGATCAATCCAGAAGGTTTCATCAAAGTGCTGGAAGTGCATGACAACGGCATCGGCCGCGACGCATCGGAACTGCTGCGCAAAGTGAAAGCAGCGAAATACGTTGCCGAGCACCCAGGCCAGGTGTGCCCGGCCAAATGGACCGAAGGCGCAGCGACCCTGACCCCTTCGCTGGACCTGGTCGGCAAGATCTAA
- a CDS encoding EAL domain-containing protein — protein sequence MTFRSALLAKLCAVAIIGLVAAPAMALEKVTLQLKHAHQFQFAGYYAAQELGYYREAGLDVRILDGQDGDAPERSILAGKAEYGTGSSNLLLARLSGKPVVVLGVIFQHSPYALAMRQTGGDPDLRRLIGKRAMIGSLTGALSNADELLAFLSKEGVPPSSFERVSHSFNPVDLVDGKVDAMAIYTTNEPDTFDRLGFPYDIYSPRAVGIDFYGDNLFTSEREIANHPARVAAFRAASMRGWQWAMSHHEEAADLILNKYSRRADRQHLLYEARQMVPLVQPVLVEIGYMNPDRWQHIADVYASLGLLPKNAGFDGFMYRVDQQHGDLLWLYRAAGAAALLLVLGAAIHVSLLARERKRALQTIRTGEQRFRTMFEASPLGIALIDTVSYEYRDINASYQAILGRSLQELHAIRWLEVGHPDDVVQIKAQMALLTTRQISSFKALSRLFKPDGSVAWIDVSVNAIDTEAGSHPHHLCMIEDVTAKRQSEALIWQQANFDTLTHLPNRRMFLDRLGHDMLKSQRDQSRIAILFIDLDHFKEVNDTLGHQQGDVLLVEAARRISACVRKSDTVARLGGDEFTVILCELDSTEHVERIAQEILRRLLQPFDLGPEQAFVSASIGITLYPDDALDVDNLLKHADQAMYAAKGAGRNRYSYFTPTLQVAALSRMRLTNDLRGALKGEQFELYFQPIVHLASGAIHKAEALIRWRHPQRGVVSPLEFIPLAESSGLIVEIGDWVFRESARWVQRWRQQHDPAFQVSLNQSPLEFQREGGSYQGWLDHLQSLALPGQSLVVEITEGLLLDASNAVSDRLLQLRDAGIQVALDDFGTGYSSLSYLKKFDIDYLKIDRSFTRNLAPDSSDMALSEAIIVMAHKLELKVIAEGVETPEQRDLLAAAGCDYGQGYLFAKPMPAAEFDVFLRGR from the coding sequence ATGACCTTCCGTTCAGCCCTCCTCGCCAAGCTGTGCGCCGTCGCCATCATCGGGTTGGTCGCGGCGCCGGCCATGGCGCTGGAAAAAGTCACCCTCCAACTCAAGCACGCCCACCAGTTCCAGTTCGCCGGCTATTACGCCGCGCAGGAGCTCGGCTATTACCGCGAGGCCGGGCTCGACGTGCGCATCCTCGACGGCCAGGACGGCGATGCGCCGGAGCGCAGCATCCTGGCCGGCAAGGCCGAGTACGGCACGGGCAGCAGCAACCTGTTGCTGGCGCGCCTGTCCGGCAAGCCGGTGGTGGTGCTGGGCGTGATCTTCCAGCATTCGCCGTATGCGCTGGCGATGCGCCAGACCGGCGGCGATCCCGACCTGCGGCGCCTGATCGGCAAGCGCGCGATGATCGGTTCGCTGACCGGGGCGCTGTCCAACGCCGATGAATTGCTGGCCTTCCTGAGCAAGGAAGGCGTGCCGCCCAGCAGCTTCGAGCGCGTCAGCCACAGCTTCAATCCGGTCGACCTGGTGGACGGCAAGGTCGACGCCATGGCGATCTACACCACCAACGAGCCCGACACCTTCGACCGCCTCGGCTTCCCCTACGATATCTACAGCCCGCGCGCGGTCGGTATCGATTTCTACGGCGACAACCTGTTCACCAGCGAGCGCGAGATCGCCAACCATCCGGCGCGGGTGGCCGCCTTCCGCGCCGCCAGCATGCGCGGCTGGCAGTGGGCGATGAGCCACCACGAGGAAGCGGCCGACCTGATCCTCAATAAATATTCGCGCCGCGCCGACCGCCAGCACCTGCTGTACGAGGCGCGGCAGATGGTGCCGCTGGTGCAGCCGGTGCTGGTGGAAATCGGCTATATGAATCCGGACCGCTGGCAGCACATCGCCGATGTCTACGCCAGCCTCGGCCTGCTGCCGAAAAACGCCGGTTTCGACGGGTTCATGTACCGGGTCGACCAGCAGCACGGCGATCTGCTGTGGCTGTACCGCGCGGCGGGCGCGGCGGCGCTGCTGCTGGTGCTGGGCGCGGCCATCCACGTCAGTTTGCTGGCGCGCGAGCGCAAGCGCGCACTGCAGACCATCCGCACCGGCGAGCAGCGCTTCCGCACCATGTTCGAGGCCTCGCCGCTCGGCATCGCGCTGATCGATACGGTCAGCTACGAGTACCGCGACATCAATGCCAGCTATCAGGCCATCCTCGGCCGCTCGCTGCAGGAGCTGCACGCCATCCGCTGGCTGGAGGTCGGCCATCCGGACGACGTGGTGCAGATCAAGGCCCAGATGGCGCTGCTCACCACGCGCCAGATCAGCAGCTTCAAGGCGCTCAGCAGGCTGTTCAAGCCGGACGGCAGCGTGGCCTGGATCGACGTCTCGGTGAACGCCATCGATACCGAGGCCGGCAGCCATCCTCACCATTTGTGCATGATCGAGGACGTCACGGCCAAGCGCCAGAGCGAGGCGCTGATCTGGCAGCAGGCCAATTTCGATACGCTGACCCACCTGCCCAACCGCCGCATGTTCCTCGACCGCCTCGGCCACGACATGCTCAAGAGCCAGCGCGACCAGTCGCGCATCGCCATCCTGTTCATCGACCTCGACCACTTCAAGGAAGTCAACGACACGCTCGGCCACCAGCAGGGCGACGTGCTGCTGGTGGAGGCGGCGCGCCGCATCAGCGCCTGCGTGCGCAAGTCGGACACGGTGGCGCGGCTGGGCGGCGACGAGTTCACCGTGATCTTGTGCGAGCTTGACAGCACCGAGCATGTCGAGCGCATCGCCCAGGAGATCCTGCGCCGCCTGCTGCAGCCGTTCGACCTGGGGCCGGAGCAGGCTTTCGTTTCGGCCAGCATCGGCATCACCCTGTACCCGGACGACGCGCTCGACGTCGACAACCTGCTCAAGCACGCCGACCAGGCCATGTACGCGGCCAAGGGCGCCGGCCGCAACCGCTACAGCTACTTCACGCCGACCCTGCAGGTGGCGGCGCTGAGCCGCATGCGCCTGACCAATGATTTGCGCGGCGCCCTCAAGGGCGAGCAGTTCGAGCTGTACTTCCAGCCCATCGTTCATCTGGCGAGCGGCGCCATCCACAAGGCCGAGGCCCTGATCCGCTGGCGCCATCCGCAGCGCGGCGTGGTCAGTCCGCTGGAATTCATTCCGCTGGCCGAGTCCAGCGGTTTGATCGTCGAGATCGGCGACTGGGTGTTCCGCGAATCGGCGCGCTGGGTGCAGCGCTGGCGCCAGCAGCACGACCCGGCCTTCCAGGTCAGCCTGAACCAGTCGCCGCTGGAATTCCAGCGCGAGGGCGGCTCCTACCAGGGCTGGCTCGATCATTTGCAGTCGCTGGCGCTGCCGGGCCAGTCGCTGGTGGTGGAGATCACCGAGGGCCTGCTGCTGGACGCCAGCAACGCCGTCAGCGACCGCCTGCTGCAACTGCGCGACGCCGGCATCCAGGTGGCGCTGGACGATTTCGGCACCGGCTACTCCTCGCTGTCCTACCTGAAGAAATTCGACATCGACTACCTGAAGATCGACCGCTCCTTCACCCGCAACCTGGCGCCCGACTCCAGCGACATGGCGCTGTCGGAAGCGATCATCGTCATGGCCCACAAGCTGGAGCTGAAAGTGATCGCCGAGGGCGTCGAAACGCCCGAGCAACGCGACCTGCTGGCCGCCGCCGGCTGCGACTACGGCCAGGGCTACCTGTTCGCCAAACCCATGCCCGCCGCCGAATTCGACGTCTTCCTGCGCGGCCGTTAG